From a region of the Nitrospira sp. genome:
- a CDS encoding porin: MKRWWFAVTVCVISLAGIVQANVAQAAIEDLLYEKGQITKEEWLKLKADEEKKEAIIQDRATIKKWFDKISIRGYLQFRYTYLPGDKSIRSEYDSTIKDNTGFNFRRARLIFSGDITDWLSFYLQPEFATVVPGTTNTDANNNFVQLRDAYTDIFLPVPFLFFAEKELRIRAGLSKVPFGWETLQSSQQRIALDRSDGINSAVNGERDLGFFIYYTPAETRKLFRRLVDSGLKGSGDYGILGVGVYNGQTINISERNDNKHIVLHSTYPLELPYGQIVEFGVDAYRGSFNVGAANIGTLSGTNLPGGIPQVENKGNYLDERVGVHFILYPQPFGLQAEWNWGHGPQLNATQTAIVDGNIQGGYVQAMYKWDYKWMTIIPYVRWQEYDGGKKHRTNAPFNVVREWEIGVEYQLARALEFTIAYARTRRTDTQTAPYLIREGDIVRTQLQWNF; this comes from the coding sequence ATGAAGAGATGGTGGTTCGCAGTTACGGTGTGTGTAATTAGTCTCGCCGGGATCGTTCAGGCCAATGTGGCACAAGCCGCTATTGAGGATCTCCTGTACGAGAAAGGCCAGATCACGAAAGAAGAATGGCTCAAGCTGAAAGCCGATGAGGAAAAAAAAGAAGCGATCATTCAAGACCGAGCAACGATTAAGAAATGGTTCGACAAGATCAGTATACGAGGCTATTTGCAGTTTCGTTATACGTACCTGCCCGGAGACAAATCCATACGGAGCGAGTACGATAGCACGATAAAGGATAATACGGGCTTCAATTTCCGCCGCGCCCGCCTGATCTTTTCAGGGGACATCACGGATTGGCTGTCCTTTTATTTGCAACCCGAATTTGCAACCGTTGTTCCAGGCACGACAAACACCGATGCGAATAATAACTTTGTCCAACTCCGCGATGCCTATACCGACATCTTTTTGCCCGTGCCTTTCCTATTCTTCGCGGAAAAGGAATTGCGTATTCGAGCCGGATTATCAAAGGTTCCGTTCGGGTGGGAAACTCTTCAATCTAGTCAACAACGAATTGCCTTGGACCGAAGCGATGGCATCAATAGTGCGGTGAATGGCGAACGCGACCTTGGGTTTTTTATCTACTACACACCCGCTGAGACGAGAAAACTATTCCGGAGACTGGTCGATTCAGGTCTGAAAGGATCTGGAGACTACGGCATATTGGGCGTTGGGGTCTATAACGGCCAAACCATCAATATTTCGGAACGAAATGACAATAAACATATCGTCCTGCATTCTACCTATCCCCTTGAATTGCCGTATGGGCAGATTGTGGAGTTTGGAGTCGATGCATACCGTGGATCGTTCAATGTCGGGGCTGCGAATATTGGGACTCTTTCAGGGACCAACCTTCCCGGGGGTATACCCCAAGTTGAAAATAAGGGCAATTACCTTGATGAACGAGTCGGTGTGCATTTTATTCTGTATCCTCAACCATTCGGCCTCCAAGCCGAATGGAACTGGGGCCACGGTCCTCAGTTGAACGCCACGCAAACAGCCATTGTAGATGGCAACATCCAGGGAGGCTACGTCCAGGCCATGTACAAGTGGGACTATAAGTGGATGACCATCATACCGTATGTGCGTTGGCAAGAATACGACGGGGGGAAGAAGCATCGAACCAATGCACCCTTCAATGTCGTCCGGGAATGGGAAATTGGCGTGGAATACCAACTTGCCAGGGCCTTAGAGTTCACGATTGCGTACGCCAGGACTAGGCGCACGGATACACAAACTGCGCCCTATCTGATCCGGGAGGGAGATATTGTCCGTACGCAGCTGCAGTGGAATTTTTGA